GCTGGACCTCACCGGGTGGCACGCGACCACGAGCGCGTCCGGGTGGCTCGCCGAGCATGTGCGGCCGCACGTCCAGGAGGTCGCCCCGGGCCTCACCGAGGTGCTGGTCATGGCGGTCCCGGGCAGGCGCCGGGTGATGGGCGTGCTCGTGGTGATCCCGAGCGATGTGACGCGCGGCGCCGGGCTTGACGCGCTCGAGGACTTGGCGCGGACGGTGCTGCAGCTCACCGTGCGCCGGGTGGGCCTCGCGGTCGACAACGTGCGGCTCTACGAGCGGGAGCACCGGCTCGCGGAGACGCTGCAGCGGGCGATGCTGCCCGAGCAGGCCGAGGTGGTGGGCCTGGACGTGTGGAGCTACTACGCGCCCAACGTCGAGCACGCGCAGGTCGGCGGCGACTGGTACGACGTGCTGCAGATCTCCCCCGAGGTGGTGGGCGTGGTCATCGGCGACGTGGTGGGCCACGACGTCGAGGCCGCCGCGGCGATGGGGCAGCTGCGCTCGGTGGTGCGCTCCTACGCGTACGAGGTGACGACCCCCGGCCCGGTGCTGGAGCGCGTCGACCAGCTCGTGGCGGGGATGCGGATCCCGCGCTCCGCGGCGCTGGTGCTCACCACGTTGAGCCGGGACGGCGAGGGATGGCACGTGGAGTACTCGCGGGCCGGGCACCTCCCGGCGCTGCTGGTGCGGCACGGCGTGGTCACGCCGCTCTCGGACGCGTCGGGGCCGCTGATCGGCTTCGGCGGCCGCCCGCGCTCGACCGCGACCGCGGAGCTGACTCCCGGCGACGTGCTGATCTTCTACACCGACGGCCTCATCGAGCGCCGGGACCGCGCGCTGCGCGACGGCGTGGACGCCCTCGTCGACGTCGCGGCGGGCATCACGGCCATCGACGCCGCGGGCATCGGCGAGGAACTGCTCTCGCGGTTCGCGGACAGCCCCGAGGACGACGTCGCGGTGGTCGTGGTGCGCATCCCCGACCCCGAGGACGACGCCGCGTTCAGCGGGAGCCCGCGTAGCCGTAGGTGGCTGCTGCCCAGTGAGCCGGCGTCGATCGGACGGGCTCGGCACGCCGTGCTGCGCACCTGCCAGGCATGGTCGCTGTCCGATGGGCCGAGCGCCGAGCTGGTTGTCTCGGAACTCGTCGCGAACGCCGTGCTGCACGGGTGGGGGCACATCGCCCTGCGGCTCTACGACACCGGCGAGGGGCTGCGCATCGAGGTCGAGGACTCGAACCCGACGCCCCCGGTCGCGACGGACGGGCACCCCGGGCGGATCGGCGGGTACGGCATGCAGATCATCGACCGGTTGGCCGACTGGGGATGGCGCCCGGCACGCGACGGCAAGCTGGTGTGGGCCAAGGTGCGCAGCGAGGTGCGCCCGGTCAGCCAGGAGGCCTAAGCGACCGGAGCGGCCCGGCAGCCTGAGAGGGACTAGTCGCGGACCCGGTCGTCCGGTCCTCAGGCGGGGCTGACGCGCCCTTCGGCGGGGCGCCGGAAGCCCGAGGAGTGGCGCTCGTGGCTGCACTCCTCGTCGACCCGGAACAGCTCGAGGGCGCCGCAGACCTCGATGACGAACAGGTCGCGGGGGTCCGCGCCACGCAGCACGGTGGCGCCGCCGCGCCTGCGGCCCGAGTCCGCGAGCGAGATGAGGAACGCCGCGCCCGTCGAGTCCATGAACGTGACACCGCACATGTCGATGACGAGGAGCTGCCGGCGGAGCCCGACGATGCGGGCGGCGATCTCGGGGAACTGGTCGCGCTCCGCGAGGTCGAGGTCGCCCTCGATGACGAGCGTCGTCGTCGTGGGAGAGGTCGAGATCTCGATCATGGTCGTCCTCGGGGGAGAGGCGGAGAGGGGGCATGCGCGCTTCGACTGTAGCCACGGTACCCCTCGACCCGCACGCGGTCTGCGACGCCACTCGCCCGGAGGCGCCGCATCGCTGCCACACTGGGCCTCATGAACCGGAACCTGCTCGGCCCTGAGCCCACCCTGCTGCCGGCCGACGGCGCCGATGCGGAGGCGCGCCTCCTGCTGTCCGGCGGGTCGGACGCGCGGGACGCCGCCCGGGCGGTGCCCGCGTCGTCGCTCGCCTGGGCGATGCTCGCCGAGCAGGCGCTCACGGACGTGGGCGACCCCGTCGCCGCCTACGCGTTCGCACGGACCGGCTACCACCGCGGGCTCGACGCGCTGCGCCGGGCGGGCTGGCGCGGGGCCGGCGAGATCCCCGCCGATCACGTCCCCAACCAGGGGTTCCTGCGGGCGCTGCTCGCGCTGGCCGACGCGGCGGACGCGATCGGCGAGGAGGACGAGGCCGCTCGCTGCACCCAGTTCCTCGCGGACTCGGGCGTCTCGGTGGCCCAGGTCTCCGCACTTCGCTGACCCGCGCTTTACCTTTCCGGTATCCTCTCGGAGGTACTGGGTCACTGCCGCCCGTGCCCCGATCCCTTGGCCGCGAGCCCCGCTCGCACCGGACGTGCCGTGGATCGGACCGCCAGGCAGGGTGGAAAAGGTGATGCCATGCCGGCCGTCGTAGTTCTCGGAGCCCAGTGGGGCGACGAAGGCAAGGGCAAGGCGACCGACCAGCTCGGCTCGCGCATCGACTACGTCGTGAAGTTCAACGGCGGCAACAATGCAGGCCACACCGTCGTCATCGACGGCGAGAAGTACGCGCTGCACCTGCTGCCCTCGGGCATCCTCTCCCCGGGTGTGACCCCGGTGATCGGCAACGGCGTGGTCATCGACCTCGAAGTGCTGTTCCAGGAGATCGACGCCCTCGAGGCGCGCGGGGTCGACACGAGCCGCCTGCTGGTGAGCTCCGCCGCGCACGTCATCGCGCCGTACAACCGCACGCTCGACAAGGTCAGCGAGCGGTTCCTCGGCAGCCGCAAGATCGGCACCACGGGCCGCGGCATCGGCCCCACCTACGCGGACAAGATCAACCGCGTGGGCATCCGCATCCAGGACCTCTTCGACGAGAAGATCCTGCGGCAGAAGGTCGAGGGAGCCCTCGACCAGAAGAACCACCTGCTGGTCAAGGTCTACAACCGTCGCGCCATCACCGTCGACGAGACGGTCGAGGAGCTGCTCGGCTACGCCGAGCGCGTGCGCCCGTACGTGGCCGACACCCCGCTGGTGCTGAACAAGGGCCTGGACGAGGGCAAGACGGTCGTCTTCGAGGCCGGCCAAGCCACGATGCTCGACATCGACCACGGCACCTACCCGTTCGTCACGTCGTCCTCCGCGACGGCCGGCGGCGCGTGCACCGGGTCGGGCGTGGGACCGACCCGCATCGACCGCGTGGTCGGCGTCATCAAGGCGTACACGACCCGCGTGGGTGAGGGGCCGTTCCCCACCGAGCTGCTCGACGACATGGGCGAGCACCTGCGGCAGAAGGGCGGCGAGTTCGGCACCACCACGGGCCGCCCGCGCCGCACCGGCTGGTACGACGCCGTCGTCGCCCGGTACGCCGCCCGCGTCAACGGCCTCACCGACCTGGTGCTCACCAAGCTCGACACCCTGTCGGGCCTGGAGAAGATCCCCGTCGCCGTGGCCTACGACGTCGACGGCGTGCGCCACGACGAGATGCCCCTCGACCAGAGCGACTTCCACCACGCGAAGCCGGTCTACGAGGAGTTCGACGGCTGGAGCGAGGACATCTCCGACTGCCGCACGTTCGAGGACCTGCCCGTCAACGCGCAGCGGTACGTGCTCGCCTTGGAGGAGATCTCCGGGACGCGCATCTCCGCGATCGGCGTGGGCCCCGGCCGCGAGGCCACGATCCTGCGGCACGACCTGCTGGGCTGACATGAGCCGCCGACGAGCGCGCAGCCGCGTGGCTGCCGCGCTCGTCGGCGCTTCTGTCGGCGGGGCCGCCGCAGCGGGCGCGCGCCGCTCGAGCGCTGACCGGGCTCAGGGCTCGAAGGTCCAGCCGGAGACCTCGGACAACCGGCCGCGCCACGGTCCCAGCCACGTCTCCTGACCTCCCGGGCCCACCAGGCTCGCGTCCTCCAGGTGGAGGAAGCCCGACGGGACGGCGCCGTGGTCCGGGAGCCCCCGCTTCGCGTGCTCGTCGGACTGGATCGCGGCGCGCAACCGGAACATCCCCAGCACCGCCTCGCCGAGCGTCTCCTGGCCGGGCACGCGGTCCATCGCCCGTGCGAGTCCTTCGAAGTGCCTGGCCACGCCGACCAGCCGCCCGCCGACCAACCCGGCCGGCGTGCAGAGCACCAGCCCCACGGTGACGCCCGTGGTGTCGGCTAAGTGCACCAAGAAGCCCAGTTCGGGGTCCACGTCCGACGACTCGACGAGCCCCAGGCTCTCGTAGGTCATGCCGGTCTTTCCCTGCTCATGCCGCACACCGTAACCAGGCAGACCGGACGGATCGGACGATTCGGTCCTCTGGCGGGAAGCGTCGCCCGATCGGCGGCAACAGGGGGGACCCTTGTTCACCCGTCCGACGTCGACCGGGGATCGCGGGTGCACGCGCGCGGGGTTAGCGTCGAATGGAGGGGGCGAAGACCATGACTCCAACTGTCGAGGGATTCGGGACCGAGATCACGCGCCGCACCTACCCGGTCAGGGGCGTGCCGCTGATGCAGACGTTCTACCTGCGCTTCTCGCACGAGGACAGGCACATCGACAGCGTCGGCGTGGAGGTGGCCGTGCCGGACACCGACACGCTGACCATCGAGTACTTCGACGAGAGCCGCGACGACGAGTACTTCTACAAGGTCCAGCACCGGGACCAGATCGACCGGAGGATCATCCCCGGTCAGATCCAGAGCGTCGCCAAGGCCCGGGAGACGCGCGAGCTGGGGGACAAGCCGTCGGACGACTACGTGTTCGTGCTCAGCGGCTTCGACTTCTACTTCCGTGGCTTCGACCAGCACGTCGACCAGATCAAGCTGCTCGAGTCGGACGGGCGCCTGTCGGTGGCGTTCAACGACCAGGACGACAAGGAGACGTTCCTGTGGCGGGCGCAGTACGCCTGGGTGCCGCCGGATCTCATCCTGGGCGACCACAGGGCCCGCGGCACCCGCGCGCACGGCGGGGTGCGGCGCGCGATCCCGCCGGGCGTGCCGTTCATCCAGGGGTTCAACCTCGACTTCCGGCCGTACTTCACGCCCGGAGCTGACCACCACCTGCGGGAGATCGGCGTGCTCACCCGCTGGCCCACCGAGGATTTCATGGAGATCTACTACGCCGATCGCAACGGCGACGACGGCTTCGACTGGGAGGTCCGGCTCGCCTACCTGGCCGACCAGGGCTTCACGGGGCCGGAGGTCGCGGACCTCCAACTGCGGGAGTTCACTGCTGCGGAGATCGAGGTCGAGTAGCTCAACGGGTGGGGGGAGGGGGCTCGGCGATCAGCGGTCGCAGGCGGTTCGCGATCACGGTGACATCGTCGAGGGTCCCCGCGGCGACCTGCATCACGAGGTCGTATGCCTCGTCGTTGGTCGCGGTCATGCGTGCGCCGTTCACTCCGAGGAAGACGATGGTCCCGGCGAGGGCGAGCCGCTTGTTGCCATCGAGCAGCGGGTGGTTGCGGGCGAGCGAATGCAGAAGGGCGGCGGCCTTGGTGACAAGGTCGGGGTACGCGTCACGGTCGCCGGCGGAGGTTTGGGGTCGAACTGCGGCGGACTCCAGAAGGCCGATGTCTCGGACTGTCACGCCAGCAGGGACGACGCGCTCGGCGATTCGGACGAGCTCCTCCGCGGTGAGGAAGATCATTGCGGGTGGCTGGTCATCGGCCTAGGCGTTCGAGCGCTTCGGCGTATCGCGGCAGCTCGGCGTCCATGACCGACTCGATGAGGTCGGCGCGCGACGTCCTCTCGACGTAGTCGCGCACCGCCTGCCGGGCCACGTCTTGCATCGAGCGGTGCTCGATCTCGGCCCGGCGGCGCAGCGCGCGGGTCTCATCGTCATCAAGCCGCAAGGTCATCGCCATGACGTGATGGTATCGCTGGCGATACCACTACGCGTCGTCACTTCGCCTGGTCGTAGCTGTCCACGACGGCGACCTGGAGGGCGAAGTCGACGGGGGAGTCGCCGAACAGCAGGCGGCCGGCCTCGACGGCGGCGTCGCGGATGGCGGCGGCGACCTCGTCGGCCACGCGGGCCGGGGCGTGGACCATCACCTCGTCATGCAGGAAGAACACCAGGTGCGGGCGGCCGTCGATCGCTCGGAGCCGGCGGCGCAGGGACGCCATCCAGCACAGTGCCCACTCGGCGGCCGTGCCTTGGACGATGAAGTTGCGGGTGAACCGGCCCCAGTTCCTGGCCCGTTGCCGGGCGGCGCGGACGTCCTCCGGGTCGGCGCCCTCGGCTGACGCGGCGTGGAGGTCGGCGAGGCGGGCCGCGTCGGGGACCGGGGACGTGCGGCCGAGCCATGTCGACACCGGCTCGCCGCGCTCGCCCGCGCGTGCCGCCGCCTCGACCAGGCCCACGGCCCGCGGGTAGGCGCGCGTCAGGCGCGGCATGAGCACCGCGCTGGCCCCCGTGGTGGCGCCGTAGATGGCGCCGAGCATCGCGTACTTCGCCTGCTCGCGGGTCTCGACGATGCCCGCGTCGACGACCCCCTGGTACAGGTCCGCCTGACGTCCGGCGGCCGCCATCGCGTCGTCGCCCGACATCGCCGCGAGCACCCGCGGCTCGAGCTGCGCGGCGTCGGCCACGACCAGCCGCCAGCCCGGATCGGCCCGCACCGCCCCGCGGATGCTCGCCGGAAGCTGCAGGGCGCCGCCCCCGCTGGTGGCCCATCGGCCCGTCACCACACCGCCGGGCACGTAGTCGGGCCGGAACCGGCCGTCGTGCACCCACTGCTCCATCCACGCCCAGCCGTTCGCGCTCAGCAGCCGGGAGAGCTTCTTGTACGCGAGCAGCGGCTCGACCGCGGGGTGGTCGAGTCCGCGGATGTCCCACTTGCGGGTTGACTCCACGTCGAGCCCCGCGGCCCGCATCCCGCGCAGGAGGTCCGGCTGCGAGTCGAGGTTCAGCCCGGGCTGGCTCAGGGCGCTGCGAACCTCGGCGGCCAGCGCCTCCAGGTGGCTCGGGCGGCCGCTGCCAGCGGGCCGTGTGCCGAGCTCGCGGGTCAGCAGCTCGTCGTGCACGGCGACGTCCCACGGCATGCCGTCGTGGCGCATCTCGGCGGCGATCAGGGCGCCGGTGGACTCGGCGGCGAGGAGCAGGCGGAGGCGGCCGGGATCGTCAGCGGCGGCGACGGCCGCTAGCTGGCGCTGGAGCTCGGTCAGCGGGTCGGCGTCGTCGGGGGTGTCCTCGTCGCTGGCGGCCTGGGCGGCGGGCGTCGCGGCGAGCCTGGGGTCGTCGAACAGGCTGACCTCGACCGCCCGCGGCTCGCCAGGCGGTGGCTGGTCCCATCGCCCGGGAGCGGCCTGCGCGAGCTCCGAGCCCTGCGTGAGGACGCTGCGCCGCAGGATCGTGTGGCAGAGCCGCAGGTCATGGCACCGCTCGACGCGCACCCCGGCGGCCAGCAGCGGTGGGTACCGGCGGGCTGTGTCGTCCCACACCCAGCGCGGATGCTCGGCCTCACGGGCGGCGACGGCTGCGGGGAGGTCGGCCCTCGGGACCTCGGCGCGGGCGACCGGCTGGCCGTCGTCGGTGGCGTCCAGCAGCACGACCACGTCCCGCAGGCCAGGGTGGTCGAGCACGACGGTCAGGGGCACGGTCCATTGTCGGGCCCCCATCTGACATGGCCGTCCAGGGCCCGCCTCTTCTACGGTGGAGGGGTGCCCCGCCGAGACGCCGAGGAGCAGCGCCTGCGCGACCTCGCCGTGCTGCGCGGGGTCCGCGATCGGATCGACCGGGAGTACGCCCAGCCGCTCAACGTCGACGCGCTGGCGCGGGACGCGCACATGTCCTCCGGGCACCTGAGCCGGGAGTTCAAACGCGCCTACGGCGAGGCGCCGTACTCGTACCTCATGACCCGCAGGATCGAGCGGGCGATGACGCTGCTGCGGCTCGGCGAGATGAGCGTCACCGAGGTCTGCTTCGCCGTGGGCTGCTCGTCGCTCGGCACCTTCAGCACCCGGTTCACCGAGCTGGTGGGCGTGTCCCCGAGCGCCTACCGACGCGAGCACGCGCCGACGGCCGGGATCCCATCCTGCGTGGCCAAACGGGTCACCCGACCGGTCAGGAATCGAGAAGCGTAGGCGCCTGGCCGCGACCTAGCGTCGCCGGTATGGACATCTCGATTCAGCACAGCTTCCTTCCCCACACCGACCCCGAGGCCTCGCTGGCCTTCTACCGCGACGTCCTCGGCTTCGAGGTGCGCAACGACGTCGGCTACGGCGGCATGCGGTGGATCACCGTCGGGCCCGCAGGCCAACCGGACACCTCCGTGGTGCTGCACCCGCCCACAGCCGACCCCGGCATCACCGACGACGAGCAGCGGATGATCGCCGAGATGATGGCCAAGGGCACCTTCGCCACCATCGTGCTCGCGACCCCTGACCTCGACTCCACGTTCGACCGGATCCAGGCCGCCGGCGCCGAGGTCGTCCAAGAGCCGACCGATCAGCCCTACGGCATCCGCGACTGCGCGTTCCGCGACCCCGCGGGCAACCACGTGCGCATCAACGGGGCCTGACCCGGCCGCGCAGGGGTGTCCCGCTCGGGCGGGCGCGGCTCAGCCCAGCGCGGGAAGCCTCAGCCGGAGGCCGCCCAGGCCGTGCGGGACAGGCGCCCGGCCGGCGCCGATCAGCGTGGCCTCCTCATCGGTCCACGCCGCCGGCAGCGGTTCCCCGGCGATGGCCTCGATCGTCGCGCGAGCCAGCCCCAACGCGCCCGGCGGTGGCGGCTCCTGCGAGATCAGGTCCAGGTGGTGCACGGCGTGCTCGACCGCCCACACCGCCAGGTAGTCGCCCGGCGTGAACACGTGCCCCTGCCACAGCAGCGGGCTGCCCTGCACCGCGGCCACGCCCCGCAGCGTCACCGCGCCCACCTCACGCAGCTGTGCCGTGGCGTCCGACGGGCGCGCGAAGGCGGCCGTCCGGCGCTGCTGCGACATCACCTCGGGCACCGGGTCGTCGGTCGCGAACTGGGCCGCGAAGGCCGACCAGTAGCTCGCCGCGTCCACGGACGGCTCTGCGTCGACCGGCGACACCAGGCCACCGAGCATCTCCTGCCAACCGGCCAGCACGTGCACCACCACGTCCAGGCGCGACCACCCGTGGCACCTGGACCCATCGAGCAACTCGTACTCGCTCAGGCCGTCCACCGCCCGCAGGAACGCCTCGATCGACTCCGCGCACGCCGCGCGGCCAACGTCTAGCTCGACGGTGAGTGCCATGCGCCGCAGCGTAGGGGGACCGACGCAGTGGCGTATGGCACCGCCGCCCGATCCCGCGGGCACACGTCCGAGCACCCCGCATTCTACCGAACAGACGGTTCGCAGCATCCGGTCTCGCTCCGGAGGGCCTCGTCTGTTCGTGTGCCTTCGAGCTTTCTGGGCGGTGGCCGTCTGCGCTGCTCAGCCCCCCAAGCAGGGCTACCAAATCGAGTCATCGGGCCTTGGGTGGTCTCTTGCCCGTGCCGCAAGTCCTACCCCGCGAACCACGCCGTTGTCACTCCTCAGCGGTGGCCCACCGGGCTGGCTGCCGCGGGACCGTTCGTCCTCGGCCGCTGGGCGGCCTGCGGGCGGCGCTGCGTCCCTTGCCCACTGGACCCCACGGTCTGGTCAGGCGCTGGACGACCTGACTCCACGAGTTACGTTGCTATATCAAGTCAAGAGTGCACCACCGGTGCGCCCTCCTCGCCCCCCGCGGGAGTGTCGAGACTCGCCCGCCTGCCCTGTATTGCGTCGTATTGCATCCGCGCAGTGATGTCCATTCTCTCGTATGCCTCATTCATTAAACCCGTGCCCGCCAAAGAAGGGTGTCGCAGCTTACTTTCGAATTCGCGAGATCGCCTGAGTAGTCCACGCTCCGCCAAGAAGTCGCACAGCCATGCCAGGGCTCCGGCGTCGTCGTCGGCGTCTCGCTTCTGCAAATCGTCCGACGCTGAAGCGACTAGGGCATCAAACATCGGCGTCGACGTGTAGCCGAAGTAGATCGCCGAAGCCATGTACTCGTCCGCGCGGCGAGCGCGCTCACGTCCTTGGCCATACACAAGGGTAGCGATTAACGCCCCTGCAGTGAACACACCCAGCCCTGGCCAGAGCGGTAAGAAGATGCAACAGCAGAAGCCGCGAAGAGCGTCGGCGGGGCGACGCCCAGGCGAAACTCGGCCTCTGCGCGCACGCGGTCGTACTGTTGGAACTGCTCAGGGGCATCCTTGCTTAGTCGCAAACTGGCCAATTCGAACTCGTCAAGCACGATTTCAGTCGGCACGAAACTCGGAAGCAGTCGCGAGATCGGCCTCAACCTCTCCTGCATCGAACTCTCGACAAAAGTCAAGGACTTCCTACTGGTCACACCGTAACCTGGCCTGCCCTTGCGCGGCAAGCGCCGTTCTAACCACTCTCCGACACCCAGAGCGAGAAGGCCGACCAAATATGCGACGAAACCCATGGCGCCAAACCTAAAGCCTTGCGGCCAGTCATCGACTAGAGCGCCTACCCTTTGAATCGGCTCCGACGTGGCAAGATATTGAACAGCGGGAGCGGCGGAAATTTGCCCGACCAGGAGCCACAGGCAACCCACGACAAAGGGGGTCCTGAAGTCGCGCAGGCCCGGCAGCACGGCAGAAAGGAAAGTCATCGGTGCTTCCTCCGGGTTGTTGACTGCTCGGATGGTCGCAGATCTTAGGCGCATCGTGCGACCGGGTGTTTCAACAACTAGCGGGCTTTGCGGCCTGTGTCGCCCCCGATAGTCCCGTCGCATGCATCGTCGGTACGCGAAGGGCCTGGCACACTCGCGGCATGATCCGGTACCCGCGCCCACTGGTCGATGGTGATGTGGTCGGTGTGGCGAGCCCGTCGGCTGGGGTCGAGGCGCAGCATCAGGCACGGCTCGCGGTGGCGCTCGAC
The sequence above is a segment of the Cellulomonas chengniuliangii genome. Coding sequences within it:
- a CDS encoding helix-turn-helix transcriptional regulator, whose amino-acid sequence is MPRRDAEEQRLRDLAVLRGVRDRIDREYAQPLNVDALARDAHMSSGHLSREFKRAYGEAPYSYLMTRRIERAMTLLRLGEMSVTEVCFAVGCSSLGTFSTRFTELVGVSPSAYRREHAPTAGIPSCVAKRVTRPVRNREA
- a CDS encoding ribbon-helix-helix domain-containing protein; amino-acid sequence: MAMTLRLDDDETRALRRRAEIEHRSMQDVARQAVRDYVERTSRADLIESVMDAELPRYAEALERLGR
- a CDS encoding SpoIIE family protein phosphatase encodes the protein MPCFLLEDGPSGQHIVWVNDAFTRSTGFTLEQVRWRTPHVLYGEWTDREEIARLAGLADAGEPGTATICGRRADGSPFWSRVSVTPVPGEDGAPRTHWIAVLVDVTELVERDAAQTALVERERAERTGLGIVAQISDLLMDLDAPYTLREITRLLERGGVVSWAGFYLNDGGLSAAEGIDVTAPPSGRGHRHGNVPPDDVPTGRDEPDQVQLLLDGALDIPVQLDLTGWHATTSASGWLAEHVRPHVQEVAPGLTEVLVMAVPGRRRVMGVLVVIPSDVTRGAGLDALEDLARTVLQLTVRRVGLAVDNVRLYEREHRLAETLQRAMLPEQAEVVGLDVWSYYAPNVEHAQVGGDWYDVLQISPEVVGVVIGDVVGHDVEAAAAMGQLRSVVRSYAYEVTTPGPVLERVDQLVAGMRIPRSAALVLTTLSRDGEGWHVEYSRAGHLPALLVRHGVVTPLSDASGPLIGFGGRPRSTATAELTPGDVLIFYTDGLIERRDRALRDGVDALVDVAAGITAIDAAGIGEELLSRFADSPEDDVAVVVVRIPDPEDDAAFSGSPRSRRWLLPSEPASIGRARHAVLRTCQAWSLSDGPSAELVVSELVANAVLHGWGHIALRLYDTGEGLRIEVEDSNPTPPVATDGHPGRIGGYGMQIIDRLADWGWRPARDGKLVWAKVRSEVRPVSQEA
- a CDS encoding bifunctional 3'-5' exonuclease/DNA polymerase — translated: MPLTVVLDHPGLRDVVVLLDATDDGQPVARAEVPRADLPAAVAAREAEHPRWVWDDTARRYPPLLAAGVRVERCHDLRLCHTILRRSVLTQGSELAQAAPGRWDQPPPGEPRAVEVSLFDDPRLAATPAAQAASDEDTPDDADPLTELQRQLAAVAAADDPGRLRLLLAAESTGALIAAEMRHDGMPWDVAVHDELLTRELGTRPAGSGRPSHLEALAAEVRSALSQPGLNLDSQPDLLRGMRAAGLDVESTRKWDIRGLDHPAVEPLLAYKKLSRLLSANGWAWMEQWVHDGRFRPDYVPGGVVTGRWATSGGGALQLPASIRGAVRADPGWRLVVADAAQLEPRVLAAMSGDDAMAAAGRQADLYQGVVDAGIVETREQAKYAMLGAIYGATTGASAVLMPRLTRAYPRAVGLVEAAARAGERGEPVSTWLGRTSPVPDAARLADLHAASAEGADPEDVRAARQRARNWGRFTRNFIVQGTAAEWALCWMASLRRRLRAIDGRPHLVFFLHDEVMVHAPARVADEVAAAIRDAAVEAGRLLFGDSPVDFALQVAVVDSYDQAK
- a CDS encoding STAS domain-containing protein, translated to MIEISTSPTTTTLVIEGDLDLAERDQFPEIAARIVGLRRQLLVIDMCGVTFMDSTGAAFLISLADSGRRRGGATVLRGADPRDLFVIEVCGALELFRVDEECSHERHSSGFRRPAEGRVSPA
- a CDS encoding VOC family protein, whose amino-acid sequence is MDISIQHSFLPHTDPEASLAFYRDVLGFEVRNDVGYGGMRWITVGPAGQPDTSVVLHPPTADPGITDDEQRMIAEMMAKGTFATIVLATPDLDSTFDRIQAAGAEVVQEPTDQPYGIRDCAFRDPAGNHVRINGA
- a CDS encoding DUF3151 domain-containing protein — its product is MNRNLLGPEPTLLPADGADAEARLLLSGGSDARDAARAVPASSLAWAMLAEQALTDVGDPVAAYAFARTGYHRGLDALRRAGWRGAGEIPADHVPNQGFLRALLALADAADAIGEEDEAARCTQFLADSGVSVAQVSALR
- a CDS encoding maleylpyruvate isomerase N-terminal domain-containing protein, whose protein sequence is MALTVELDVGRAACAESIEAFLRAVDGLSEYELLDGSRCHGWSRLDVVVHVLAGWQEMLGGLVSPVDAEPSVDAASYWSAFAAQFATDDPVPEVMSQQRRTAAFARPSDATAQLREVGAVTLRGVAAVQGSPLLWQGHVFTPGDYLAVWAVEHAVHHLDLISQEPPPPGALGLARATIEAIAGEPLPAAWTDEEATLIGAGRAPVPHGLGGLRLRLPALG
- a CDS encoding adenylosuccinate synthase, with protein sequence MPAVVVLGAQWGDEGKGKATDQLGSRIDYVVKFNGGNNAGHTVVIDGEKYALHLLPSGILSPGVTPVIGNGVVIDLEVLFQEIDALEARGVDTSRLLVSSAAHVIAPYNRTLDKVSERFLGSRKIGTTGRGIGPTYADKINRVGIRIQDLFDEKILRQKVEGALDQKNHLLVKVYNRRAITVDETVEELLGYAERVRPYVADTPLVLNKGLDEGKTVVFEAGQATMLDIDHGTYPFVTSSSATAGGACTGSGVGPTRIDRVVGVIKAYTTRVGEGPFPTELLDDMGEHLRQKGGEFGTTTGRPRRTGWYDAVVARYAARVNGLTDLVLTKLDTLSGLEKIPVAVAYDVDGVRHDEMPLDQSDFHHAKPVYEEFDGWSEDISDCRTFEDLPVNAQRYVLALEEISGTRISAIGVGPGREATILRHDLLG
- a CDS encoding type II toxin-antitoxin system death-on-curing family toxin, producing MIFLTAEELVRIAERVVPAGVTVRDIGLLESAAVRPQTSAGDRDAYPDLVTKAAALLHSLARNHPLLDGNKRLALAGTIVFLGVNGARMTATNDEAYDLVMQVAAGTLDDVTVIANRLRPLIAEPPPPTR